From the Polyangiaceae bacterium genome, one window contains:
- a CDS encoding SPFH domain-containing protein, translated as MTIVLLCVLSTLLLAGPFAASALGHPLDPLTNVILTASGIFTFVLTAVVLIVTKLYQKTKASEAFVRTGAGGVKVIRDGGALIVPVMHELIRVSLQTLKLEVVRENQDALITQDKLRADIRAEFFVRVQPDRDSILQAARSLGDCMQDRQAVKAVVEDKLVSALRTAAASKTLEQLNSERDEFSSEVMKLLAEDLRSNGLVLETVTISKLDQTDEQYLKAENIFDAQGRRKIAEITQLNLTERNRLVRAGEQARKEQDVQTRRQVLDFERQEAEAQARQQAEIQKIEADAAREAEEKRILAEREVLLAGIAKTKDLELATRLQQQAIEVAEREKQQRIAMAEKDRAAAERELATAEAERERARQMVETVRVTEEANRQKEKQVIDAQALAEQMFVAEQRKADADAYGRQKQADAQKAAADAEAEAIRKRAQADAEAEQARAAGERARAMVPVDVRKAELAVEKDRIQNVVKAELEAREKHGKVAQEFEIAKLRVEAEKEVRIATAHAQASLFTKMQANLYGTTADVEKLMTSLLAGQRVATTLGGFFDTADDKTLGAALGLMDSVQGIATAARDRLASPPVAQAPAPAPDPEPERIVPGIEFDEGRALGGRVNSGWRE; from the coding sequence ATGACCATCGTGCTGCTCTGCGTTCTTTCAACCCTGCTTCTGGCGGGCCCCTTCGCGGCCAGCGCGTTGGGGCATCCGCTGGACCCGCTGACCAACGTGATCCTCACGGCCAGTGGGATCTTCACCTTCGTGTTGACGGCGGTAGTGCTGATCGTCACCAAGCTGTACCAAAAGACCAAGGCTTCGGAAGCATTCGTGCGCACCGGCGCCGGTGGTGTGAAGGTCATCCGTGACGGAGGCGCGCTGATCGTCCCGGTGATGCACGAACTGATCCGCGTCAGCCTCCAGACGCTGAAGCTGGAGGTGGTGCGCGAGAATCAGGACGCGCTGATCACCCAGGACAAGCTGCGGGCGGACATCCGCGCGGAGTTCTTCGTGCGGGTGCAGCCGGACCGAGACAGCATCTTGCAGGCCGCGCGCTCCCTGGGCGACTGCATGCAGGACCGTCAGGCGGTGAAAGCCGTGGTAGAGGACAAGCTCGTGAGCGCGTTGCGCACTGCGGCTGCCAGCAAGACCCTCGAACAGCTGAACTCGGAACGTGACGAGTTCTCGAGTGAGGTGATGAAGCTGTTGGCCGAGGACCTGCGGTCCAACGGACTGGTGCTGGAGACCGTGACCATTTCCAAGCTCGACCAGACGGACGAGCAGTACCTGAAGGCGGAGAACATTTTCGATGCCCAAGGGCGCAGGAAGATCGCGGAGATCACTCAGCTGAACCTCACCGAGCGCAACCGCCTGGTGCGCGCCGGCGAGCAGGCCCGCAAGGAGCAAGACGTCCAGACCCGGCGTCAGGTGCTCGATTTCGAGCGCCAAGAAGCCGAAGCGCAGGCCCGGCAGCAGGCCGAAATCCAAAAGATCGAGGCCGACGCCGCTCGCGAAGCGGAGGAGAAGCGCATCCTAGCCGAGCGCGAGGTGCTGCTCGCGGGCATCGCCAAGACCAAGGACCTCGAGCTCGCCACGCGCCTGCAGCAACAGGCCATCGAGGTGGCGGAGCGCGAGAAGCAACAGCGCATTGCCATGGCCGAGAAGGACCGGGCGGCAGCCGAGCGGGAGCTGGCGACCGCGGAAGCCGAGCGGGAGCGCGCTCGGCAGATGGTGGAGACCGTGCGCGTGACCGAGGAGGCCAATCGTCAGAAAGAGAAACAAGTCATCGATGCCCAAGCTCTGGCCGAGCAAATGTTCGTGGCGGAGCAGCGCAAGGCGGACGCCGACGCCTATGGTCGGCAGAAGCAAGCCGACGCGCAGAAAGCCGCGGCGGATGCCGAAGCCGAAGCCATTCGCAAGAGAGCCCAGGCGGACGCGGAGGCCGAACAAGCCCGCGCGGCGGGTGAGCGTGCTCGCGCCATGGTTCCCGTGGACGTGCGCAAGGCAGAGCTCGCCGTGGAGAAGGATCGCATTCAGAACGTCGTGAAGGCCGAGCTGGAAGCTCGGGAAAAGCACGGCAAGGTCGCTCAGGAGTTCGAGATCGCAAAGCTCCGCGTTGAAGCGGAGAAGGAGGTTCGGATCGCCACCGCCCACGCCCAGGCCAGCCTGTTCACCAAGATGCAAGCGAACCTGTACGGCACCACGGCGGACGTGGAAAAACTGATGACATCACTGCTCGCTGGACAACGTGTCGCAACGACTCTCGGTGGGTTCTTCGACACCGCCGACGACAAGACCCTGGGCGCAGCCCTGGGTCTGATGGACAGTGTGCAGGGCATTGCCACCGCCGCGCGGGACCGCCTGGCGAGCCCGCCGGTGGCGCAGGCTCCGGCTCCTGCGCCAGATCCGGAACCGGAACGCATCGTGCCCGGCATCGAGTTCGACGAGGGTCGAGCTCTTGGCGGGCGAGTGAACTCAGGCTGGCGAGAGTGA
- a CDS encoding RNA polymerase sigma factor, which yields MRDEITEHLPALRARALKLCLNRTDAHDLVQDTVERALRFESSYVPGTNLRAWVQQVLFSVFVTRCRRLKRERRALEVLTTDPCAWTHRDAPVAMEALSPSVAHALGQLPPAFGDVVRLVDLDERSYRDAAEALSIPVGTVMSRLFRGRRMLREALAPTQPACEETLRAA from the coding sequence ATGCGCGACGAAATCACGGAACACCTTCCCGCGCTGCGCGCTCGAGCGCTCAAGCTGTGCCTGAACCGCACGGACGCTCACGATCTGGTCCAGGACACGGTGGAGCGCGCCCTGCGCTTCGAGTCGAGCTACGTCCCCGGAACGAACCTTCGCGCTTGGGTGCAGCAAGTGCTGTTCAGCGTGTTCGTGACGCGCTGCCGCCGGCTGAAGCGCGAACGCCGCGCCCTGGAAGTCTTGACAACCGATCCCTGCGCCTGGACTCACCGCGATGCGCCCGTCGCCATGGAAGCCCTGAGTCCTTCCGTGGCGCACGCCCTCGGACAACTCCCGCCCGCCTTTGGTGACGTCGTGCGCTTGGTCGATCTGGACGAGCGCAGCTATCGCGACGCCGCCGAGGCGCTGAGCATTCCGGTGGGCACCGTGATGAGTCGCCTGTTCCGCGGTCGCCGCATGCTTCGCGAAGCCCTAGCGCCTACGCAACCCGCGTGCGAAGAAACCCTGCGCGCCGCCTGA